The DNA sequence CTGTTCCTGCAGTTCCTCATGGGCAAGCGCGACTACGAGTGCACGCCCTGGGGGAACCCCACCTTCAACATCTTCGGCTGGCAACGCCCCTGCTACCTCCTCCAGGACGGCTATGCCGAGAGCTTCCGGGAGTTGATGGAGAACACGCGCTGGCAGGACTACGGCCGCCGGAGCGGTAACGCGAAGTGCCAGGACTGCATGGTCCACTGCGGCTTCGAGCCCACCGCCGTGAACGAGACGTTCGGGAGCTGGAAGGGCTTCAGGGACACGGTGCTGGCCACGCTCACCGGCAAGCTGTAACCGATGTCGCTCCAGGGTTGGGTGCCGGAGCCGGGCGACTCCCTGACTCTCGCCGAGGTGATCGACCTCGCCTTCGATTACCGCGGCAACACCACGATCGTCAGGGTGGACGGGACCGAGGTGGAAGGCTACATCTTCAATCGCGACCGTGACGTGCCGGAGCCCTTCATCCAGATGTTCGACCTCGCCGGCAACGGGCCCTTCACGATCCGCTATTCCGAGATCCGGAACGTCAAGTTCACCGGCAGGGACATGGCCGCCGACAACTCGTGGACGGCCTGGCTCGAGGCCAAGGGGAAGGGCGCGGCCGACGGCCGCCACGGCAAGGAGCCTGAGTGACTGGGGCCCTCGTCCTCACCGGTGTCGAACTGGAAGCTCGGCGCCTGGCGCGCGAGCTCGAGCTGCCGCGTTCTGCGGACCTCCTCCCTTTTCCTGTCTACGAGGGCTCGCGGAACCGCGTCAGGCTGCGGGTGGTCCCGGTCGGGCTTCGAGCCGCGCTTCTTCCCGACCGCTGGCCGGCGCTCACCCGTGATCTCGCATCGCCGGTGCTCATCGCCGCGGGGAGCTGCGGGGCCCTGGCGCCGGGGCTGGCAGTCGGCGACCTCGTGCTCCCCGAGAGCGTCCTCGGCCCTGCCGGCGAGCGCCTGAATGTTACACCCGGCCTCCACGCCGCGGCGGTGAGGCTCGCGGCCGGCGCGTGGACCGGGCTGCTCCTGTCCAGTTCCGAGGTGATCGCGACGCCGGAGGCGAAGGCCGAGCGCTGGCGCGCGACTGGCGCCTCGGCCGTCGACATGGAGTCTGCCGCCATCCTGGCCTGGGCGTCTCGCCACGGGTCGGCCTCGGTGGTCGTTCGCGCCGTTTCGGACACCGCGCTTCAGCTCCTCCCCGGCGAGCTCGTCGGTCTCGTGACGCGGGCAGGGAGCCTGCGCCACGGTCGTGCGCTGGTCGTCGCCCTGACCTACCCGCGAGCGGTTCCCCACGCGCTGGTCCTCCATCGCGGCACCCGGATGGCGCTGAAGGCGGTCGCGAGGCTGATCGCCGCCCTCGTCGGGTAGCGCCGTGGCGATAACCGTCGCATCTCTGCGTCCTCAGTCGTCACCCATCCTCAACGTACCCGGAGTACGTCTCCCGGCCCACCGTCGGTGGGTACCCGCCCCCACCGTCGGTGGGTACCCGCCCTGCTTCCTGTACCCGTCTTCGATGGGTACCCGGCTCGGTTCTCGCCCCGGCGCGGGGGGTCACTAGCGCTGGAGGGCCGGCGATGGACGTTCTCGTGACCGGCGGCACGGGCTTTGTAGGCGCGAACCTGGTCCGCGAGCTTCTTGCCGAGGGCTACTCGGTGCGCGTTCTCGCCCGTCCCCGGAGCGACAGGCGGGCGTTGGCGGGCTGCCCGGTTGAAGTGATCCCCGGGGACCTGCTCGAGCCCGACTCGCTGCGTCGCGCGGTCCAGGGCTGTCGGGTGGTGTTCCACGTGGCCGCGGACTATCGTCTCTGGGCCCGGGATCCGGAGGCCCTCTACCGGACCAACGTCGAGGGGACGCGCAACGTCCTCGAGGCCGCGCTCCGGGCCGACGTGGAGCGAGTGGTGTATACCTCGACGGTCGGGGTGCTCGGGATCCCGGAAGACGGTCGGCCAGGCACTGAGAGCACGCCGGTCACGCTCGACGAGATGGTCGGCCCCTACAAGCGTTCCAAGTTCCTCGCCGAACGGGTCGCCGACGAGTTCGTCGCCAGGGGGCTCGCGGTGGTCATCGTCAACCCGTCGGCCCCCATCGGCCCCTGGGACGTGAAGCCGACGCCGACAGGCCAGATGATCGTGGACTTCCTGGGGGGCCGGATGTTCGCGACGCTCGACACGGGGCTGAACCTCGTCCACGTCCGGGACGTGGCCAGGGGGCACATCCTGGCCGCCGAAAAGGGGCGGGTCGGGGAGAAGTACATCCTGGGCCGCGAGAACTGTTCGCTGGCGGAGATCTTCCAGCGGCTGAGTCGGATCACAGGCATTCCCGCGCCTCGCTTCCGCGTGCCGTACCCCGTGGCCTGGTTCGGCGCGCTGGTCATGGAAGGCGTCGCCCGCGTGACGGGCGTGCCGCCGCGCGCCTCGTTGACCGCCGTGAAGATGGCGAAGAAGCACATGTACTTCAGCGCGGACAAAGCGGTGCGGGAGCTGGGGCTTCCCCGGACTCCCGTGGAGCAGGCCCTCGGCGACGCGGTAGAGTGGTTCGTCGCTCACGGGTATGCCCCGCGTCCCCCGGCCGCGGGGAGGGGCCGGACATGAACACGGCCGAGCTTTGCTCCTCGCTGACCAAGAAGAGCCGCTCGAACTTCTACTATGCGTTCCTGTTCCTCCCGCGCCCGCAGCGCGAGGCTCTCTACGCCGTCTACGCGTTCTGTCGGATCGTCGACGACGTGGTGGACCTCGGCGGCATCCCGGAGGTGCAGCGCCGGGAACTGGCCCGATGGCGCCAGGAGCTCGCGCGCTGCTTCGAGGGCAAGGCAGAGCATCCCGTCGCGCAGCGCCTCGGTCAGGTGGCTAGGCGCTTTCCGATTCCGCGGACCGCCCTGGAAGCCATTGTGGACGGCGTCGAGATGGACCTCGACCATTTCCGCTACGAGACGTTCGGGGAGCTCTACCCGTACTGCTACCGGGTGGCGGGGGCGGTCGGCCTCTGCTGCATCGAGATCTTCGGCTACAGCGACCCCCGGTGCCACGAGTACGCCGTCAACCTTGGCGTGGCGCTGCAGCTCACGAACATCCTGCGCGACGTTCACGCCGACGCCGAGCGGGGGCGGATCTATCTCCCGCGGGAGGACCTCCGTCGGTTCGGCGTGAGCTCCGAAGACCTGAGGCGGGGCCGCTACACCCCGGCCTTCGTGGAGCTGATGGGGTTCGAGGCCCGACGGGCGCGCGAGTTCTACGCGCGCGCGTGGGCCGCCCTCCCGGCCCGAGACGCCCGGCGCCTGGTGGCCGCCGAGATCATGGGACGGATCTACTTCGCGCTCCTCCAGGCCATCGAGAGGCGCCGGTTCCAGGTCTTCGGCGAGCGGGTTGCGGTGCCGGTCTCGCGCAAACTGGTCATCGCGCTCTCGTGCTGGGCGCGCGCGCGGCTGGGGAAGGCCGCGTGAAGGCCGTCGTCTTCCACGGCCCCGGCGAGCTCCGCTACGAGGAGCTGCCCGTGCCCACGCCCGGCGAGGGTGAGGCGCTGGTCAAGATCGAGGCCGCGCTCACCTGCGGGACCGACGTCAAGACCTTCCGCCGCGGGCATCCCGTGATGATCCCGCGCGTCCCGACCGTGTTCGGCCACGAGCTCGCCGGCACCGTCACGGCGGTCGGCCGCGGCGTGACCGCCGTGCGCGAAGGAGACCGGGTCGTGGCGGCCAACTCGGCGCCGTGCGGGGAGTGCCCGCTCTGTCGCGCGGAGCGCCCGAACCTCTGCCAGGATCTCCTCTTCGTCAACGGGGCCTACGGGGAGTACATCGCGCTCCCGCCGCGGCTCACGGCCAAGAACCTGGTGGTGCTCGGCGGGGCCGTGCCGGCGGGGCGCGCCGCGTTTGCCGAGCCCCTGGCCTGCGCCCTCCACGGGATCGAGCGCGGGCGCGTCGAGCGGGGGCAGACGGTGGCGGTCTTCGGCCACGGCCCGCTCGGCTGTCTCCTCGCCATGGTCGCGGGCGCCCGGAAGGCGCGGGTCCTCCTCGTGGGGAAGACTGGCTTGCGTCTCGAGCGCGTCCGGGCGCTCGGTCTGGCCGAGTGTCTCGACGCGACGGCCGGAGACCCGGTCGCTCAGCTTCGGGCACTCACCGGCGGCCGCGGAGTCGATGTGGCGGTGGACGCGACGGGGCGGCCCGAGGTGTGGGAGCAGGCGATTCAGAGCGTGGCCAGGGGCGGCACCGTGGTATTCTTCGGCGGCTGCGCGCCGGGCACACTGGTGCGGCTCGACACGCGACGAGCGCACTATGACGAGCTGACGCTGGTCGGGGCGTTCCACCACACCCCCGGCCTGATCCGGGCCGCAGTCCGGTGCCTGGAGTCCCAGGAGGTGGTGCCCGACGTTCTCATCACCCACCGGATGGCGCTGGCTCAGGTGCCCGAGGCCCTCGAGCTGATGGCGCGGGGCGAGGCGTTGAAGGTGTTGATCCGGCCGAATACCGAGGGGGAGGACCGATGAGGTCTGCGACCGTCCTGGTCGCGGCGGCGCTGGTCTTCGGAGTGGCAGGCGCCGCGCCGGGCTACGATCCAGCGGACGAGTTCAAGCGGGGGACCATCGTGCTCACGCCCCAGGTCGACGGCGGGATCAGCAACAACATCGAGGGGCACGAGCGGATCACGCTGATCCCGCAGGCGAGCGGAGGCGTCCGGCTCTCCCTGCTCCCGCTGGACCCGCTGGGCCAGGGGCTCTGGCGCGGATCGCTCGAGACCGGGGTCGAGGGGTTCTTCCACTACTACCCGTCCCAGGAGGCCACGGCCGAGGGCCTCAAGCTGGCCTTTCGCTATCACTTTCTCGGCGTGTCGCCGATCTTCCCGTACCTGGAGCTGCTGGCGGGGGTCGGGGGCACGAGCCTCAACGTCGCCGAGGCTAGGTCAAACCACGCGTTCTTCCTCGAGGCCGGCCTCGGGCTCGCGTATTTCGTCGACGAGCGGGTCGCGCTGACGGCGGGCTACCGGCTCCAGCACGTCTCCAACGGTAACGCCGAAAGCCCCAACCGGGGCTTCAACTCCGACCTCGGCGTTCTGGGCGTGTCGGTCTTCTTCCGCTGAGGTCACGGAGCTTCGGCCAGCTCGCGGGAAACCGGTGTTGAACGCGCCGGGAGCGTCGGCTATACTGGCGGCCGTGACATGGCCGTGACCACCGGGCTCAGGGAGATCGTTCTCGCGGGACCCCGTGGCTTCTGCGCGGGGGTCGATCGGGCCATCGACATCGTCGAGCTGGCGCTCCAGGTCTGCTCGCCTCCGGTCTACGTGCGGAGGGAGATCGTCCACAACCGTCACGTGGTGGAGGCGCTGCGGGCCAAGGGGGCCATCTTCGTCGACGAACTGGACGAGGTTCCCGACGGCGCCACCGTGATCTTCAGCGCTCACGGCGTCTCGCCAGCCGTCCGCGAGGAGGCGCGGCGTCGCGGCCTCAGGGTCATCGACGCCACCTGCCCGCTGGTGACCAAGGTGCACCTGGAGGCGGTCCGCTACGCCCGCGAGGGGTACACGATCATCCTGGTCGGGCACGAGGACCACGACGAGGTGATCGGGACCACCGGCGAGGCGCCCGAGCGGATCGTGGTGGTTTCGTCCCCCGAAGAGGTCCAGAAGCTCGAGGTCTCCGACCCCGAGAAGGTCGCCTACATCACGCAGACGACGCTCTCCGTGGACGACACCCGCGATGTGATCGAGGCGCTGCGCCGGCGCTTCCCGCGGATCGTGGGGCCCTCGAAGGACGACATCTGCTACGCGACCCAGAACCGGCAGGCGTCGATCAAGACCGTGGCGGGCGAGGTGGACGTGGTGCTGGTCATCGGCGCCGCCAACAGCTCGAACGCGAACCGCCTGCGGGAGGTGTCAGAGGCGGTGGGGACGCGGGCGTACCTGATCAACGACATCCGCGAGATCAAGGCCGAGTGGCTCGAGGGCGCTGCGCGC is a window from the Candidatus Rokuibacteriota bacterium genome containing:
- a CDS encoding acyloxyacyl hydrolase, with amino-acid sequence MRSATVLVAAALVFGVAGAAPGYDPADEFKRGTIVLTPQVDGGISNNIEGHERITLIPQASGGVRLSLLPLDPLGQGLWRGSLETGVEGFFHYYPSQEATAEGLKLAFRYHFLGVSPIFPYLELLAGVGGTSLNVAEARSNHAFFLEAGLGLAYFVDERVALTAGYRLQHVSNGNAESPNRGFNSDLGVLGVSVFFR
- a CDS encoding alcohol dehydrogenase catalytic domain-containing protein, which translates into the protein MKAVVFHGPGELRYEELPVPTPGEGEALVKIEAALTCGTDVKTFRRGHPVMIPRVPTVFGHELAGTVTAVGRGVTAVREGDRVVAANSAPCGECPLCRAERPNLCQDLLFVNGAYGEYIALPPRLTAKNLVVLGGAVPAGRAAFAEPLACALHGIERGRVERGQTVAVFGHGPLGCLLAMVAGARKARVLLVGKTGLRLERVRALGLAECLDATAGDPVAQLRALTGGRGVDVAVDATGRPEVWEQAIQSVARGGTVVFFGGCAPGTLVRLDTRRAHYDELTLVGAFHHTPGLIRAAVRCLESQEVVPDVLITHRMALAQVPEALELMARGEALKVLIRPNTEGEDR
- the hpnD gene encoding presqualene diphosphate synthase HpnD produces the protein MNTAELCSSLTKKSRSNFYYAFLFLPRPQREALYAVYAFCRIVDDVVDLGGIPEVQRRELARWRQELARCFEGKAEHPVAQRLGQVARRFPIPRTALEAIVDGVEMDLDHFRYETFGELYPYCYRVAGAVGLCCIEIFGYSDPRCHEYAVNLGVALQLTNILRDVHADAERGRIYLPREDLRRFGVSSEDLRRGRYTPAFVELMGFEARRAREFYARAWAALPARDARRLVAAEIMGRIYFALLQAIERRRFQVFGERVAVPVSRKLVIALSCWARARLGKAA
- the ispH gene encoding 4-hydroxy-3-methylbut-2-enyl diphosphate reductase, which encodes MAVTTGLREIVLAGPRGFCAGVDRAIDIVELALQVCSPPVYVRREIVHNRHVVEALRAKGAIFVDELDEVPDGATVIFSAHGVSPAVREEARRRGLRVIDATCPLVTKVHLEAVRYAREGYTIILVGHEDHDEVIGTTGEAPERIVVVSSPEEVQKLEVSDPEKVAYITQTTLSVDDTRDVIEALRRRFPRIVGPSKDDICYATQNRQASIKTVAGEVDVVLVIGAANSSNANRLREVSEAVGTRAYLINDIREIKAEWLEGAARVGITAGASTPEFLVHEAVQALRRTGAAEVREVHVVDENVRFGLPRELEEIARQAGHVLPSTVAALEPG
- a CDS encoding NAD-dependent epimerase/dehydratase family protein; the encoded protein is MDVLVTGGTGFVGANLVRELLAEGYSVRVLARPRSDRRALAGCPVEVIPGDLLEPDSLRRAVQGCRVVFHVAADYRLWARDPEALYRTNVEGTRNVLEAALRADVERVVYTSTVGVLGIPEDGRPGTESTPVTLDEMVGPYKRSKFLAERVADEFVARGLAVVIVNPSAPIGPWDVKPTPTGQMIVDFLGGRMFATLDTGLNLVHVRDVARGHILAAEKGRVGEKYILGRENCSLAEIFQRLSRITGIPAPRFRVPYPVAWFGALVMEGVARVTGVPPRASLTAVKMAKKHMYFSADKAVRELGLPRTPVEQALGDAVEWFVAHGYAPRPPAAGRGRT